A genome region from Nocardia sp. NBC_01730 includes the following:
- a CDS encoding ABC transporter substrate-binding protein, whose protein sequence is MYRPSTFRSGLRGRATAALLAVAAVATLGLTGCSNDDKPVGPTADGPLPTEVPAGTILVVADQSERLQSVLRLSGELDKLPFKVEFANFVGGPAILEAFRAGAADVAQVGDVPPIHALVAGQDVPIVAAYQTSTTSLKLAVAPGKPVTTLADLKGKKIAYAEGTAQQAAVLRAIDKVGLKTSDVQLVRLQLAEFLDAVRTGQVDVAPLIEPNVTRFLRTPGTTLLQDSETAGIYGGLAYLYARRAVVQNPAKAAATRALVAAFVRAYQWANTHPEEWARRYYVENQKVSADDAKRIVDSLGSYIFPHLDQQLVDRQQSTIDAIAKAGELPKKVQAANGFDLRFDAPITEAASASGAAFETKAR, encoded by the coding sequence ATGTACCGACCAAGCACGTTCCGGTCCGGCCTCCGCGGCCGCGCGACCGCCGCATTGCTCGCCGTGGCAGCCGTTGCGACCCTCGGACTCACCGGCTGCTCGAACGACGACAAGCCGGTCGGTCCCACCGCCGACGGCCCCTTACCAACCGAGGTTCCGGCCGGAACCATCCTAGTAGTAGCCGACCAGTCCGAACGCCTGCAGTCCGTGCTGCGCCTCTCCGGTGAGCTCGACAAACTTCCGTTCAAGGTGGAGTTCGCCAACTTCGTCGGCGGTCCAGCCATCCTCGAGGCGTTCCGCGCGGGCGCTGCCGACGTCGCGCAGGTCGGCGACGTCCCGCCGATCCACGCGCTGGTGGCCGGGCAGGACGTTCCGATCGTCGCGGCCTACCAGACCAGCACCACCTCGCTGAAACTCGCCGTGGCCCCTGGCAAGCCGGTGACCACGCTGGCGGATCTGAAGGGCAAGAAGATCGCCTACGCCGAGGGCACGGCCCAGCAGGCCGCGGTGCTGCGCGCGATCGACAAGGTCGGACTGAAAACCTCCGATGTGCAACTGGTACGGCTGCAACTGGCCGAGTTCCTGGACGCGGTGCGCACCGGCCAGGTCGACGTCGCCCCGCTGATCGAACCGAACGTCACCCGTTTCCTGCGCACGCCGGGCACCACGCTGCTCCAGGACTCCGAGACCGCGGGCATCTATGGCGGTCTCGCCTATCTGTACGCTCGCCGCGCTGTTGTGCAGAACCCGGCGAAGGCGGCCGCGACCCGTGCCCTGGTCGCCGCGTTCGTGCGGGCCTACCAGTGGGCCAACACCCACCCGGAGGAGTGGGCGCGCCGGTACTACGTGGAGAACCAGAAGGTCAGCGCGGACGACGCCAAGCGCATCGTCGACTCGCTCGGCAGCTATATTTTCCCGCATCTGGACCAGCAGCTCGTCGACCGTCAGCAGTCCACCATCGACGCCATCGCCAAGGCGGGCGAGCTGCCCAAGAAGGTGCAGGCCGCCAACGGCTTCGACCTGCGCTTCGACGCCCCGATCACCGAGGCGGCCAGTGCGAGCGGCGCCGCGTTCGAGACGAAGGCACGGTGA